From the SAR202 cluster bacterium genome, one window contains:
- a CDS encoding MFS transporter — MDLILKNRNFRTFVFAQTFRDITLMLFVTSNGWLVLDLTDSTIFVGLAAGCGGLGMLITSLLAGSIVDRVDRKKILALSHFILSITFLVVVLFIWTGSINIWILLLTTFIDGSCTSFRFVCGGTITMDLVGSKDLSRATAINFSCMTITGIFITAIGGNLIDRYGFESTYLLMSICAFISSVILMFGLPNISKNINDGNRTSIQELRDGISYIKQNKRIRSLLLLGLSSEVFGWAHESMVPVVTKYVLGGGSVELGYILASGQVGALISTLVLSNYRIKKNRTLILYLAYILFGLFLIGFVWSKILLLSMFLYCLALLAVATYEVVLHSLVQTIVPNIMRGRVVSFQILTWGATGISGFMLGVLAGFTSPPIAITINTSILVLNGTRNVVKKILTNKSILSYWQ, encoded by the coding sequence ATGGATTTAATTTTAAAAAATCGAAATTTTCGAACCTTTGTTTTTGCACAAACATTTAGAGATATAACTCTAATGTTATTTGTTACGTCCAATGGTTGGTTAGTTTTGGATTTAACAGATTCAACAATATTTGTCGGTTTAGCTGCAGGTTGTGGTGGGCTAGGAATGCTTATTACTAGTTTGTTAGCTGGATCAATTGTTGATAGGGTGGATAGAAAAAAGATTTTAGCACTCAGCCATTTTATTTTATCTATAACTTTTCTTGTAGTAGTGCTTTTTATTTGGACAGGAAGTATTAATATATGGATTTTGTTACTCACAACATTTATAGATGGAAGTTGTACATCATTTAGATTTGTGTGTGGCGGCACAATTACTATGGATTTGGTTGGGTCTAAAGATCTTTCTCGTGCCACGGCAATCAATTTTTCTTGTATGACTATTACAGGTATTTTCATTACAGCTATTGGCGGTAATTTAATTGATAGATACGGGTTTGAATCAACTTACTTATTAATGTCTATATGTGCATTTATTTCTAGTGTGATATTAATGTTTGGATTACCGAATATATCTAAAAATATAAATGATGGTAACCGTACCTCAATACAAGAATTAAGAGACGGGATTTCATATATAAAACAAAATAAACGAATTCGTTCTTTATTACTTTTGGGACTTAGTTCTGAGGTTTTTGGATGGGCCCATGAAAGTATGGTCCCTGTAGTAACTAAATATGTCTTAGGAGGAGGTTCAGTTGAACTTGGTTATATTTTGGCATCTGGGCAAGTCGGAGCATTAATTTCTACGTTAGTATTGTCTAATTATCGAATTAAAAAAAACCGAACGCTAATATTATATTTAGCATATATTTTATTTGGTTTATTCTTGATAGGTTTTGTTTGGTCAAAAATTTTATTATTGTCGATGTTTTTGTATTGTTTGGCATTATTAGCAGTTGCAACATACGAAGTAGTGTTACATTCTTTGGTTCAAACCATAGTACCTAATATAATGAGAGGGCGTGTTGTTAGTTTTCAAATTTTGACATGGGGCGCAACAGGAATATCAGGTTTTATGTTGGGAGTATTAGCTGGTTTCACGAGCCCACCCATAGCTATCACAATAAATACATCTATTCTTGTTTTAAACGGGACGAGAAATGTAGTCAAAAAAATATTAACGAATAAAAGTATATTGAGTTACTGGCAGTAA
- a CDS encoding ABC-F family ATP-binding cassette domain-containing protein — MAILSTSKLYLHYGDIPILSNINLDINPRSRIGLVGENGTGKTSLVKILVGETDFQQGEILLQKNLSVGYVPQTAENVKSSSVKAHIMDVFKSILELENKIEESSKTLENSNNTTNQNTHLNLLHKYEMIGGYRYLIEFNKTVTGLNLTTEVLNNSFNSASGGEKTKANLAKALLQKPDLLILDEPTNYLDFESLRWLEDFINHYEGAVLVVSHDRHFLDQVSTSIWELENQSITTYTGNYTKYKKLKSEHILRQQKEYESQKAFIEKEQAFIEKYRAGQKARQAHGRETRLNRIQLLKAPNKTQTINLPDLQVKRTGRVILSTHQANIGFIEKNKETILLNVSDIELLRGTKTAFVGKNGIGKTTFLKTIIGEIPPLNGIIDFGHQISYGYVDQNLSYIPENVDVLTAFLEAKNIPINEARSYLARFLFTGEQVFQNVNSLSGGQLTRLQIARTMIQNPNFLILDEPTTHLDIQSREALETILQNYEGAVLFVSHDRLFINNIAEQLLIVENNQINLFKGTFNQWEEFFNNSTIKKENATKQNNKSKSKKINKYKFEQQENLIKDLEKKLKILEIKLNNATKTQNISELSEFGKQYTIIEKQLSDELEKWVNF, encoded by the coding sequence ATGGCTATCTTGTCGACTTCAAAACTTTATTTGCATTATGGCGACATACCAATACTGTCTAATATAAATTTAGATATAAATCCACGTTCTAGAATTGGACTTGTTGGAGAAAATGGAACAGGAAAAACTTCATTAGTAAAAATCCTTGTAGGAGAAACAGACTTTCAACAAGGAGAAATACTATTACAGAAAAACTTATCCGTAGGATATGTGCCCCAAACGGCTGAAAATGTAAAATCTTCTTCAGTTAAAGCTCATATTATGGATGTTTTTAAAAGCATCCTTGAATTAGAAAACAAAATAGAAGAGAGTTCAAAAACTCTGGAAAATAGTAATAATACTACAAATCAGAATACCCACTTAAATTTGTTACATAAATATGAAATGATCGGCGGATATAGATATTTAATAGAATTTAATAAAACTGTTACAGGTTTAAATTTGACTACAGAGGTTCTAAATAATTCCTTCAACTCAGCAAGTGGTGGCGAAAAAACAAAAGCAAATTTAGCAAAAGCTTTATTACAAAAACCTGACTTGCTTATACTTGATGAACCAACAAATTACCTAGACTTTGAAAGTTTACGATGGCTAGAAGATTTTATTAACCATTATGAAGGGGCAGTATTAGTTGTATCACATGATAGACATTTTCTTGACCAAGTAAGTACATCAATTTGGGAACTAGAAAACCAATCAATTACTACTTATACTGGTAACTATACTAAATATAAAAAACTTAAATCAGAACATATATTAAGACAACAAAAAGAATATGAATCACAAAAAGCATTTATAGAAAAAGAACAGGCATTTATAGAAAAATATAGAGCTGGTCAAAAAGCTAGGCAAGCACATGGCAGAGAAACAAGATTAAATAGAATTCAATTATTAAAAGCACCAAATAAAACTCAAACTATAAACCTACCTGATCTGCAAGTAAAAAGAACGGGTAGAGTTATTTTGAGCACCCATCAAGCAAATATTGGATTTATAGAAAAAAATAAAGAAACAATTTTATTAAATGTTTCAGACATAGAATTACTTCGTGGCACTAAGACTGCTTTTGTGGGCAAAAATGGTATTGGCAAAACTACTTTCTTAAAAACAATTATTGGAGAAATTCCTCCCTTAAATGGCATAATTGATTTCGGACACCAAATATCATATGGATATGTGGATCAGAACTTATCATATATTCCCGAAAATGTTGATGTATTAACTGCTTTTTTAGAAGCAAAAAATATTCCAATAAATGAAGCACGTAGCTACTTAGCACGATTTTTATTCACTGGAGAACAAGTTTTTCAAAATGTGAATTCATTAAGTGGTGGACAATTAACTAGATTGCAAATTGCCCGAACAATGATCCAAAATCCTAATTTTTTGATTTTAGATGAACCAACTACTCATTTAGATATCCAAAGTCGAGAAGCATTAGAAACAATATTGCAAAATTACGAAGGAGCCGTATTATTTGTATCTCACGATCGTTTATTTATAAATAATATTGCAGAGCAGCTACTAATAGTAGAAAACAATCAAATTAATTTATTTAAAGGAACTTTTAACCAATGGGAAGAATTTTTCAATAATTCTACTATAAAAAAAGAAAATGCCACTAAACAAAATAACAAAAGTAAATCTAAAAAAATAAATAAATATAAATTTGAACAACAAGAAAACCTTATCAAGGATTTAGAAAAGAAATTAAAAATACTCGAAATTAAATTAAATAATGCAACCAAAACACAAAATATTTCAGAACTAAGTGAATTTGGAAAACAATATACAATTATTGAAAAACAACTTAGTGATGAATTAGAAAAATGGGTGAATTTCTAA
- a CDS encoding YajQ family cyclic di-GMP-binding protein has protein sequence MPSFQVVSNTDLMEVDNAINNVLREIKNRFDFKGSNCNIERSEHTMTVTADDNMKLTQLDDLIQTNFIRRGIDQKALDFQPADKATGDSLRQQVIIKNGIDKETAQKITKAIRGTKIKVQAAIEGDELRVSGKNRDDLQKIIQFIKDMDIDQPLQYVNFRD, from the coding sequence ATGCCGTCTTTCCAAGTTGTTTCAAATACTGATTTAATGGAAGTTGATAATGCGATCAACAATGTTTTACGCGAAATTAAAAATAGATTTGACTTCAAAGGTTCAAACTGTAATATCGAAAGATCTGAACACACAATGACAGTAACTGCAGATGATAATATGAAACTTACCCAACTTGATGATTTAATACAAACAAACTTTATACGAAGAGGAATAGATCAAAAAGCTTTAGATTTTCAGCCTGCTGATAAAGCAACAGGTGATTCACTAAGGCAACAGGTTATAATCAAAAATGGGATAGATAAAGAAACAGCGCAAAAAATAACTAAAGCAATAAGAGGTACAAAAATTAAAGTTCAGGCAGCTATTGAAGGTGATGAGCTTAGAGTATCAGGGAAAAATAGAGATGATTTACAAAAAATCATTCAATTTATTAAAGACATGGATATTGATCAACCCTTACAGTACGTAAATTTTAGAGATTAA
- a CDS encoding M20 family metallo-hydrolase produces the protein MDEILEIKRERIENDFKMLETFTDPEAPWTRRAFSSQNKEARKWLADQFRAAGLDVYNDAASNLIGRRGGEGDQVFMMGSHSDTVIEGGRFDGIVGVLGALEIARCLQDSDIELSLPLEIVDFTCEEPTVPISPVGSRIIAGDITQKDLEGVITPFGDTIHKAIDDLGGDSSDISKAKRALGQIVGYLELHIEQGAVLEKEELAAGIVTAIAGPCRGTVQFIGQPEHAGGTPMPDRKDALVAAAELVIAIEKIVTTTGMSEENVGTVGWMNVSPNMINVIPGQVDMSVEVRSTDLESLVLVRKSLEEEVEKISEKRKIESKLTWDHLEDPVPLPLFMQDVVKSAFTDLSIPIKYLPSRASHDAARIAPITPAGMVFIRCLEGKSHCPEEWASMDDIVLGIRLLGQSLLRLNENFLKNKKG, from the coding sequence ATGGATGAGATATTAGAGATTAAACGCGAACGAATAGAGAATGATTTCAAAATGTTAGAAACATTTACTGATCCAGAGGCACCTTGGACAAGGCGAGCGTTTTCTTCACAAAATAAAGAAGCTAGGAAATGGCTAGCTGACCAATTTAGAGCAGCAGGGCTAGATGTATATAATGATGCAGCTTCTAATCTTATTGGGAGACGTGGAGGAGAAGGTGATCAAGTATTTATGATGGGATCACATTCCGACACAGTAATAGAGGGAGGTAGATTTGATGGTATTGTGGGGGTATTAGGAGCTCTTGAAATTGCTAGATGTCTTCAGGACTCAGATATCGAACTTTCACTACCTTTGGAAATCGTAGATTTTACTTGCGAAGAACCAACAGTTCCTATAAGTCCTGTAGGAAGTCGTATAATTGCAGGAGATATAACTCAAAAAGATTTAGAGGGAGTGATTACTCCATTTGGAGATACAATTCATAAAGCAATAGATGACTTGGGGGGTGATTCTTCAGATATATCCAAGGCAAAAAGAGCCTTAGGGCAGATTGTTGGATATTTAGAATTACATATTGAACAAGGAGCAGTTTTAGAAAAAGAAGAATTAGCTGCAGGCATAGTTACTGCTATTGCTGGACCTTGCCGAGGAACTGTACAGTTTATAGGTCAACCAGAACATGCTGGGGGTACACCAATGCCAGATAGAAAAGATGCATTAGTTGCGGCTGCAGAATTAGTCATAGCTATTGAAAAAATTGTCACGACTACGGGCATGTCGGAAGAAAACGTAGGTACGGTGGGATGGATGAATGTTAGCCCAAATATGATTAATGTTATTCCTGGCCAAGTTGATATGAGTGTGGAAGTTAGAAGTACAGATTTAGAATCTTTGGTTCTAGTAAGAAAGTCTTTAGAAGAAGAAGTAGAAAAGATTTCAGAAAAGAGAAAAATAGAATCTAAACTAACATGGGATCATCTAGAAGATCCTGTACCCTTGCCATTATTTATGCAAGATGTTGTGAAAAGTGCTTTTACAGATTTATCTATACCAATAAAATATTTACCAAGTCGCGCGTCGCATGATGCAGCGCGGATTGCACCTATTACTCCTGCAGGTATGGTTTTTATTCGCTGTTTAGAAGGCAAGAGTCATTGTCCAGAAGAATGGGCAAGTATGGATGATATAGTTTTAGGAATAAGGCTATTAGGTCAATCATTATTGAGATTAAATGAAAATTTCCTTAAGAATAAGAAAGGATAA
- a CDS encoding alpha/beta hydrolase: MANTLGENKTVLINGINIGYVDWGGEGRNIVLLHGLQDTARNWDHIAKELSENYHVFAVDARGHGNSDWVPGQYQFDKYVQDVKGFLEELDLQDVVLIGHSAGGKYAFTHTANDSSRVSGLVIIDMDPDAVNPGSGNMFVRYREESDEWADLQSVVERLRSREPKTSEEILNHLAEIMTNPLPNGGRVWKRDRQIVLEYERPEAWHILPTINVKTLIIRGSESPLLRLEVAEKMNEIIPNCDLVQISNGGHWCLDENPKEVIHHLNSFIKSLS; encoded by the coding sequence ATGGCTAATACACTGGGCGAAAATAAAACTGTTCTAATTAATGGTATTAACATTGGTTATGTAGATTGGGGAGGGGAAGGAAGAAATATAGTACTTTTGCATGGATTGCAAGATACTGCCAGAAATTGGGATCATATTGCAAAAGAGCTTTCAGAAAATTACCACGTTTTTGCAGTTGATGCTCGCGGGCATGGAAATAGTGATTGGGTCCCTGGTCAATACCAATTTGATAAATATGTTCAAGATGTAAAGGGATTTTTGGAAGAATTAGACTTACAAGACGTTGTTTTGATTGGGCATTCTGCTGGTGGTAAATACGCTTTTACTCACACAGCAAATGATTCTTCCAGAGTTTCTGGTTTAGTAATTATTGACATGGATCCAGATGCTGTGAATCCTGGATCAGGAAATATGTTTGTTAGATATCGTGAGGAAAGTGACGAATGGGCTGATTTGCAATCAGTTGTAGAACGGCTACGATCTAGAGAACCTAAAACAAGTGAAGAAATATTAAATCATCTCGCTGAAATTATGACTAACCCTTTACCGAATGGTGGACGAGTTTGGAAAAGAGATCGTCAAATAGTTTTAGAGTATGAAAGGCCAGAAGCATGGCATATTTTGCCAACAATAAATGTGAAAACATTAATAATAAGGGGTAGTGAATCACCTCTACTACGTTTGGAAGTTGCAGAAAAAATGAACGAAATTATTCCAAACTGTGATCTTGTTCAAATTTCTAACGGAGGACATTGGTGCCTGGATGAAAATCCTAAAGAGGTTATACATCATCTCAATAGTTTTATTAAAAGCTTAAGTTGA
- a CDS encoding diacylglycerol kinase family lipid kinase translates to MRFMLIVNPFSGKKQGLEILKKIQPLIIRSDIEIDVIKTCYSGHAENIAREFDITKYNGLLMIGGDGTFHEVINGLLNRGDHQKIPIGIIPAGSGNSFMNDLDIADPIKAVEPIILNKTRLIDVMSLQMGDETRYGINLIGWGMVTDVGLTAENIRWIGPIRYTLAALFQILFKKSRKAILKIQNKAIDTKFMFIIGCNSIHIGKGMKMAPKARIDDGLIDVVVVDDEISRFRLLRVLPKLYKGTHIFEPEVKYFQSDSFSIETNQNDVLNIDGEIIGKTPIKVEVIPKVIEIFATR, encoded by the coding sequence ATGAGATTTATGCTAATTGTTAATCCTTTTAGTGGGAAAAAACAAGGTTTAGAAATACTAAAAAAAATCCAACCACTTATTATAAGATCTGATATAGAAATTGATGTTATAAAAACATGTTATTCTGGTCATGCTGAAAATATTGCTAGAGAATTTGATATAACAAAATACAATGGTCTTTTAATGATTGGTGGCGATGGTACTTTCCACGAAGTTATTAATGGTTTGTTAAATAGAGGTGATCATCAAAAAATTCCTATAGGGATTATACCTGCAGGATCTGGCAACTCTTTTATGAATGATTTAGATATAGCAGATCCCATAAAAGCAGTTGAGCCGATTATTTTAAATAAAACCCGTTTAATAGATGTTATGAGTTTACAAATGGGTGACGAAACTCGTTACGGTATTAATTTGATTGGATGGGGCATGGTGACAGATGTGGGATTAACTGCAGAAAATATTAGGTGGATTGGTCCTATTAGATATACTTTAGCTGCATTGTTTCAAATTTTGTTTAAAAAATCTAGAAAAGCAATTTTAAAAATACAAAATAAAGCTATAGATACGAAATTTATGTTTATCATAGGATGTAATTCAATACACATTGGTAAAGGAATGAAAATGGCACCTAAAGCACGTATTGATGATGGTTTAATAGACGTAGTAGTTGTGGATGATGAAATAAGCAGGTTTAGACTTTTAAGAGTTCTTCCTAAACTTTACAAAGGTACTCATATTTTTGAACCAGAAGTTAAATATTTTCAGTCAGATAGTTTTTCAATAGAGACTAATCAAAATGATGTATTGAATATAGATGGAGAAATAATAGGTAAAACACCGATTAAAGTGGAAGTAATTCCTAAAGTAATAGAAATATTTGCGACAAGATAA
- a CDS encoding HAD family hydrolase: MKVLVSFDIDGTLEAGDPPGPITMQMVKKAKEHGCIIGSSSDRPLPVQQNIWDRFDIEVSFVSAKHQLPDIKTKFPADKYYHIGDTEIDQQYAKQAGFDFLWEQEGLDEPWIT, encoded by the coding sequence GTGAAAGTATTAGTTAGTTTTGATATAGATGGAACATTGGAAGCAGGCGATCCGCCAGGACCAATTACTATGCAAATGGTAAAGAAGGCTAAAGAACATGGATGCATTATAGGCAGCAGTTCCGATCGTCCTCTTCCAGTTCAACAGAATATTTGGGATAGATTTGATATTGAGGTAAGCTTCGTTTCCGCAAAGCATCAGCTTCCAGATATAAAAACCAAATTTCCAGCCGATAAGTATTATCATATAGGTGACACCGAAATAGATCAGCAATACGCCAAACAAGCTGGATTTGATTTTTTATGGGAGCAAGAAGGTTTAGATGAACCTTGGATTACATAA
- a CDS encoding aminotransferase class I/II-fold pyridoxal phosphate-dependent enzyme yields MKNSKRGNVDPFIVMDVMEAARKAEESGRRIIHMEVGQPGTAAPKQATNSVIESMTNNNLGYTVALGLPELRMRISQLYGEWYNVDINPNRIAITPGSSSAFVASFTSLFDSGDRVGIAAPGYPSYKQILKALDLVPVTIRTIIENRFQPLPEDLPNNDLSGFLIASPANPTGSMLDYQSLSDLIHISQENNISFISDEIYHGIEYETKAVTALEITDDCYVINSFSKYFSMTGWRIGWIIVPENHIRQIESIVQNMFICAPHVSQIAAIAAMDAKDELEYNMSVYRKNRSLMIEGLAKAGFTEIAPPDGAFYIYANISKFSNNSFKFTREILDEAGIAITPGFDFDAERGNETIRFSYAGTTDDMKEGLNRLYKYMKSKDFI; encoded by the coding sequence ATGAAAAATTCAAAACGTGGTAATGTTGATCCATTTATAGTTATGGATGTTATGGAGGCTGCACGTAAAGCAGAAGAATCTGGACGAAGAATTATTCACATGGAAGTAGGCCAACCTGGAACTGCTGCACCAAAACAAGCTACAAATTCTGTAATTGAATCCATGACTAATAACAATTTAGGATATACTGTCGCTTTAGGTTTACCTGAATTACGTATGCGTATTTCTCAATTATATGGGGAATGGTATAACGTAGATATAAATCCAAACAGAATAGCTATTACTCCCGGTTCTTCTAGTGCATTTGTGGCATCTTTTACCTCTCTTTTTGATTCAGGAGATCGAGTAGGCATAGCAGCTCCAGGATATCCAAGCTATAAGCAAATACTTAAAGCACTTGATTTAGTACCTGTGACGATCAGAACAATTATAGAAAATCGATTTCAGCCTTTACCAGAAGATTTGCCTAATAATGACCTTTCGGGTTTTTTGATTGCATCTCCTGCAAATCCAACAGGTTCAATGCTTGATTACCAATCTTTATCAGATTTGATACATATATCTCAGGAGAATAACATTTCATTTATAAGTGATGAAATATACCATGGTATTGAATATGAAACAAAAGCAGTTACAGCTTTAGAGATAACAGATGATTGTTATGTTATAAATTCCTTTTCAAAGTATTTTTCTATGACGGGTTGGCGAATAGGATGGATCATTGTTCCTGAAAATCATATTCGTCAAATAGAAAGCATTGTACAAAATATGTTTATTTGTGCCCCACATGTCAGTCAAATTGCTGCAATTGCTGCTATGGATGCTAAAGATGAGTTAGAATATAATATGTCAGTCTATCGTAAAAATCGTAGTTTAATGATTGAAGGATTAGCAAAAGCTGGTTTTACTGAAATAGCTCCACCAGATGGCGCTTTTTATATATATGCAAATATTAGTAAATTTAGTAATAATAGTTTTAAATTTACTCGTGAAATTTTAGATGAAGCCGGAATTGCTATAACCCCAGGATTTGATTTTGATGCAGAGCGAGGTAATGAAACAATTAGATTTTCATATGCTGGTACAACAGATGATATGAAAGAGGGGTTAAACAGACTGTATAAATATATGAAATCAAAAGATTTTATTTAA
- a CDS encoding CapA family protein produces the protein MSEVKMIMVGDTNVGRPNPDSAFESVQHLTQDSDIAFCNLETVLADAKYLSPYDRVTLPRSDESVLDSYLKAGFNVMNQANNPNTYHGLDPLVRAVEVLDQAGVIHAGAGHNLEEARKPALIEKNGVKVAFVCRTSVGTPDMGATIDTPGVAFYPIYTSYEPTTRVHSNPGWFPIIRTTPDRGKYRDELAEDIKKAKEIADLVVMSWHWGLSPYQLHPGAGPGDVEVMEYQKEMAHFVIDCGVDLVLGHHSHQPQPIEIYNGKAIFYSLANFVHDLADFKEMQFMAIFSKCLIKDGKISQLSFIPGTIDGNGPPVFGKPSELPDVVTRMQEMSSSYGTKFKVTDEEVIIVL, from the coding sequence ATGAGTGAAGTAAAAATGATAATGGTAGGAGATACTAATGTAGGCAGGCCTAATCCTGATTCAGCTTTTGAATCTGTTCAACATCTTACCCAAGATTCTGATATAGCATTTTGTAATTTAGAAACAGTGCTTGCAGATGCAAAATATCTTTCTCCATATGATAGAGTTACTCTCCCTCGTTCTGATGAATCGGTTCTTGATTCGTATCTAAAAGCTGGTTTTAATGTTATGAATCAGGCAAATAACCCTAACACTTATCACGGCTTAGATCCATTGGTAAGAGCGGTAGAGGTCTTAGATCAGGCTGGTGTTATTCATGCTGGTGCAGGACATAATCTTGAAGAGGCAAGAAAACCAGCATTAATTGAGAAAAATGGAGTTAAAGTGGCTTTTGTATGTAGAACATCAGTAGGTACTCCAGATATGGGGGCAACTATTGATACACCAGGAGTTGCTTTTTACCCAATATATACATCATATGAACCAACTACACGAGTACATTCCAATCCAGGATGGTTCCCAATAATTCGTACTACTCCTGACCGTGGAAAATACCGTGATGAACTTGCTGAAGATATTAAAAAAGCTAAAGAAATTGCTGACTTAGTAGTAATGTCTTGGCATTGGGGACTTTCTCCATATCAACTACACCCAGGTGCAGGGCCAGGAGATGTTGAGGTTATGGAATATCAGAAAGAAATGGCACATTTTGTTATTGATTGTGGAGTGGATTTAGTTTTGGGACATCATTCTCATCAACCACAACCAATTGAAATATATAATGGAAAAGCTATTTTTTATTCTTTAGCAAATTTTGTACATGACTTAGCTGACTTTAAAGAAATGCAATTTATGGCAATATTTTCCAAATGTTTGATTAAAGATGGCAAAATTTCCCAATTATCCTTTATTCCAGGAACAATTGATGGTAATGGGCCTCCAGTATTTGGAAAACCTTCAGAATTACCAGATGTTGTAACCAGGATGCAAGAAATGTCCTCTTCATATGGAACTAAGTTTAAAGTTACTGATGAAGAAGTAATTATTGTCTTGTAA
- the surE gene encoding 5'/3'-nucleotidase SurE, whose translation MKILLTNDDGVYAPGIWAIANTLSENHEIAITAPNKNCSGAGCSISLFSPITINCINDLPNSNINFPCYATSGTPADSAILGLETIIGKVDLVISGINNGSNFGDDVVFSGTIGAALQGYVRKIPSIALSIASLTPDNFDIGAKVATLMAEAYESKIYQDISLLNINMPNKKPTEIKGITQTTLADRVYSDSINVEDFRTQRFHWVTRTRPDWDEIEHTDVWAVRNDLISITPMTTNLSIEKNPENLSSLLDYLSLHLGVPKI comes from the coding sequence ATGAAAATACTACTCACTAATGATGATGGAGTTTATGCTCCGGGCATTTGGGCAATTGCAAATACATTATCTGAAAACCATGAGATTGCTATAACAGCTCCAAATAAAAACTGTAGCGGTGCAGGTTGCTCTATTTCTCTATTTAGCCCAATAACTATAAATTGTATCAATGACTTACCGAATTCTAATATTAACTTCCCTTGCTACGCAACTAGTGGAACACCTGCCGATTCTGCAATACTTGGGCTTGAAACAATAATCGGAAAGGTGGATTTAGTTATTTCTGGAATTAATAATGGAAGTAATTTTGGAGATGACGTGGTTTTTTCTGGAACCATTGGAGCAGCTCTTCAGGGATATGTAAGAAAAATCCCCTCCATCGCTCTTTCAATTGCTTCTTTAACACCAGACAATTTCGATATAGGCGCAAAAGTAGCAACTTTAATGGCTGAAGCATATGAATCAAAAATATACCAAGATATATCTTTGTTAAATATCAACATGCCAAATAAAAAACCAACTGAAATAAAAGGTATTACTCAAACTACACTAGCTGATAGAGTATATTCTGATTCAATTAATGTTGAAGATTTTCGAACTCAAAGATTTCATTGGGTAACAAGAACTAGGCCTGATTGGGATGAAATAGAACATACCGATGTATGGGCTGTTCGTAACGACCTAATATCTATCACACCAATGACTACCAATCTAAGTATTGAAAAAAACCCAGAAAATCTTTCCTCTTTATTGGACTATTTATCCCTACACCTTGGAGTTCCCAAAATATAA
- a CDS encoding pantoate--beta-alanine ligase translates to MKIIKSIPLMQRICNSVQRPIGLVPTMGSIHEGHIKLINESKKQNTTTIVTLFVNPTQFGQNEDFNTYPRNFQRDKKILSDLEIDILFAPDASTMYPKEFQTIVINDQLSSVLEGEKRPSHFRGVSTVVSKLLNITKPNNAYFGQKDFQQYLIIDRLNNDLNHGSKIIAIPTVRENDGLALSSRNVYLNIKEKNAANKIYSSLKYGKRLYLEGETLASNIIISIKNYLEKESLIRIEYISIRDKVTFEPVDLVSPSSIILISVCIGKTRLIDNLTF, encoded by the coding sequence ATGAAAATAATAAAATCCATACCATTGATGCAAAGAATATGCAATAGTGTTCAAAGACCTATTGGTCTAGTGCCAACCATGGGTTCTATACATGAAGGTCATATCAAATTAATCAATGAATCAAAAAAACAAAATACAACCACAATAGTCACACTATTTGTTAATCCAACACAATTTGGCCAAAATGAGGACTTTAATACATATCCTAGAAATTTTCAAAGAGATAAAAAAATACTTTCAGATCTAGAAATTGATATATTATTTGCACCAGATGCGTCTACAATGTATCCCAAAGAGTTTCAAACTATTGTAATTAATGATCAATTAAGTTCTGTTCTAGAAGGTGAAAAGAGACCTAGTCATTTTAGAGGAGTATCAACAGTCGTTTCAAAATTGCTTAATATAACAAAACCAAATAACGCCTACTTTGGGCAAAAAGATTTTCAACAGTACTTGATAATTGATCGACTAAATAATGATTTAAATCACGGATCAAAAATTATAGCTATTCCAACAGTACGTGAAAATGATGGGCTAGCTTTAAGTAGTAGAAATGTCTATTTAAATATAAAAGAAAAAAATGCGGCTAATAAAATATATTCTTCATTAAAATATGGTAAACGTTTATACTTAGAGGGTGAAACACTTGCAAGTAATATTATTATATCTATTAAAAACTATCTTGAAAAAGAATCTTTAATAAGAATTGAATATATTAGTATTCGTGATAAAGTTACATTTGAGCCGGTAGATTTGGTCTCACCGTCATCAATTATACTAATTTCAGTTTGTATAGGAAAAACAAGGCTTATCGATAATCTAACATTTTAA